A stretch of the uncultured Desulfobacter sp. genome encodes the following:
- the traI gene encoding TraI/MobA(P) family conjugative relaxase, with protein MISKRIQCEPQNDNIKRLGAYIGAGHEREKLFAKWTAGCYAGQDYDLAIDEIKATQAMNTRTKKEKTYHMVVSFHPEDFKKLSLEDFKDIEKEFAAALGFEDHQRLCGIHINTDHPHMHVAYNMIQKERYTRHDPFYDYYKRDKTCRLLEEKYKLKVDVGVEQQFSDYVKQRQSDVKQAFDNARDWQFLHKELAVYGLTVQMRGNGCILAAIGHKQKDGHHIKLSDFDKNLSKKKLQDRFGSYEKSAGDYEVKEFFQREPKRENAKAKDFETKTGLKSFETFVLESKEFIAQAAIKSNTWQDFHRELARIGLEVKPRGAGYVLTDIGGKTKKNSSIPFSKTGMRIAKNGIILERHKKGDKNNGRNTEQPGNRNTGRQRNSSTFKQPGFSQHGPLSKNNLRKLSKCRLAYHGTGQVEDILSFDARAYRREPESLRWGNDGRLKNLGKFEPSQGGYTIENPYKFEPVKKLKSAKEREAWKIYIQEQKKRNYNWIKFNKNFQRFYGEDYGM; from the coding sequence ACCGCAAAACGACAACATAAAACGTTTAGGGGCATATATAGGCGCCGGCCATGAAAGAGAAAAGCTCTTTGCAAAATGGACAGCCGGCTGTTATGCCGGGCAGGATTATGATCTGGCCATTGATGAAATTAAAGCCACCCAGGCAATGAACACCCGGACAAAAAAAGAAAAAACCTATCATATGGTAGTCAGTTTTCATCCCGAAGATTTCAAAAAGCTTTCTCTGGAGGATTTTAAAGACATTGAAAAAGAATTTGCAGCCGCTTTAGGTTTTGAAGACCATCAACGGCTCTGCGGAATACACATCAACACAGACCATCCCCACATGCATGTTGCTTACAATATGATCCAAAAGGAAAGATACACCCGGCATGATCCTTTCTATGATTATTATAAACGGGATAAAACGTGCCGGCTCCTGGAGGAAAAATATAAACTCAAGGTTGATGTCGGTGTTGAACAGCAATTTAGCGATTACGTGAAGCAGCGGCAATCAGATGTAAAACAGGCCTTTGACAATGCCAGGGATTGGCAGTTCTTGCACAAAGAACTTGCCGTTTACGGTTTAACTGTGCAAATGCGAGGGAACGGCTGCATCCTGGCGGCAATCGGCCACAAACAAAAAGATGGGCATCATATAAAATTAAGCGATTTTGATAAAAATTTGTCCAAGAAAAAACTTCAGGACCGGTTTGGTTCTTATGAAAAATCAGCCGGAGATTATGAGGTCAAAGAATTTTTTCAACGGGAGCCCAAACGGGAAAATGCCAAGGCCAAAGATTTTGAAACTAAAACCGGGCTGAAATCCTTTGAGACCTTTGTTCTAGAATCAAAAGAGTTTATCGCCCAGGCGGCAATTAAATCTAACACCTGGCAAGACTTCCATCGGGAACTGGCCAGGATCGGTCTTGAAGTCAAGCCCAGGGGAGCAGGTTATGTTTTAACGGATATCGGCGGCAAGACTAAAAAAAATTCAAGCATCCCTTTTTCTAAAACCGGAATGCGAATTGCCAAAAACGGCATTATCCTTGAACGCCACAAAAAAGGAGATAAGAACAATGGAAGAAACACCGAACAGCCCGGTAATAGAAACACTGGAAGACAACGAAACTCAAGTACCTTTAAACAGCCCGGTTTTAGCCAACATGGCCCGCTCTCCAAAAACAATTTGCGCAAATTGTCCAAATGCCGTTTGGCATATCACGGAACAGGACAAGTTGAGGATATTTTGTCGTTTGATGCACGCGCTTATAGACGAGAGCCTGAAAGCTTGCGATGGGGCAATGATGGAAGACTAAAAAATTTAGGGAAATTTGAACCGTCCCAGGGCGGTTATACAATAGAAAATCCGTATAAATTTGAACCCGTGAAAAAACTCAAATCCGCCAAAGAAAGAGAAGCTTGGAAGATTTATATCCAGGAACAAAAAAAACGTAATTACAACTGGATAAAATTTAATAAAAATTTTCAGCGCTTTTATGGGGAAGATTATGGGATGTAA
- a CDS encoding transporter substrate-binding domain-containing protein, whose amino-acid sequence MKKNIAIYATIIWVLFTPFVYGREQNHLNINCTIHSPYEAFFFRLVEVLCSQNNIKVTRNTPPVGRSLIHVNEGVDDGDGPRIGGLSKNYPNLVQVSEPFGEFIFGAFTKNKNIRLNGWSSLMNLNVAYIHGWKIFDNKVTNAKSVTKVKNKELLFKLLHTDRTDVALVTKLSGYAVIKNLGFKEIEFIDPPLAVEPNFLYLHNSHKSLAPLLAETLRKMKQDGTYNQFYNEIISPYLPE is encoded by the coding sequence ATGAAAAAAAATATCGCCATTTATGCAACAATAATATGGGTGCTTTTTACCCCATTTGTATATGGGAGAGAACAAAATCATCTAAACATCAATTGTACCATTCATTCTCCATATGAGGCATTTTTTTTCCGGTTAGTGGAGGTGCTTTGCTCTCAAAATAATATAAAAGTAACACGAAACACACCTCCGGTTGGTAGATCTTTGATTCATGTAAACGAAGGGGTTGATGACGGTGACGGCCCAAGAATCGGCGGGTTATCAAAAAATTATCCCAATCTCGTTCAGGTCTCTGAACCCTTTGGCGAGTTCATCTTTGGAGCATTTACAAAAAATAAAAATATCAGGCTCAATGGATGGTCAAGTTTGATGAATTTAAACGTTGCTTATATACATGGATGGAAGATTTTTGATAACAAGGTGACCAATGCAAAGTCCGTCACAAAAGTAAAAAATAAGGAATTGCTATTTAAGCTTTTGCATACAGATCGCACTGATGTCGCTTTGGTCACAAAACTTTCCGGATATGCCGTAATTAAAAATCTCGGTTTTAAGGAGATTGAATTTATTGATCCACCGCTTGCTGTAGAACCAAACTTTTTGTATTTACACAACAGCCATAAATCTTTGGCACCGCTACTCGCAGAAACTTTAAGAAAAATGAAACAAGATGGAACATACAACCAATTTTATAACGAAATAATATCTCCTTATCTACCGGAGTGA